The Pleomorphomonas sp. T1.2MG-36 DNA segment GACCGGCGGCGCGGTTGGCGTTCTGCTTGATGTTCATGATGTCCTGGAAGGACGGATCGGTGGGGCGGTGGTTGTTGAGCAACAGATCGGAGAAGCCGATGATGGCGGTCAGCACGTTGTTGAAGTCGTGCGCCACGCCGCCGGCCAGCTGACCGACCGCCTGCATCTTCTGGCCTTGCGCGAACTGCGCCTCCAGCGCCCGCTGCTCGGTGGTCTCCAGCGCATAGACGATGGCCACCTCGCCGTCGCCGGCGCCCTCCTCGACCGTCGACACGTAGAAGCGGGCGGAGCGCTCGCCCTCGCCGGCCAGCGACACGTCGATGCCCGAGATGTTGCCCTGCCCGTTCACGGCCGAAACGATCGCCTCGGAAATCGCCTTGCGGTCGCGTTCGGCGATGACATCAGTCAGGCGGCCGCGTGGCGCCGACGGATCCGGCCGGACCGAAGACCCAAACAGGCGCATGAACGGCGCGTTGTTGCGGCCGATGCGGCCTTCCTTGTCGATGGAGGCGATGGCGGCCGGCGTGTTGTTGAAGAAGCGGGTGAAGCGCACCTCGGCGGCACGCAAAGATTCCGACACGTCCTCGCCGGGCGACCGGTTCAGCACCAGCGTGCGGCTGTCGCCCACCGCGCCGTCGCTGCCCACCGGCACGCGGTGGATGATGCGGACCGGCAGGATCTGGCCGTTGCGCTTGACCATGTCGAGGTCGACGATGCCCGTCTTCACCTCGCCGGAGGCGCCGCGAATGCCGTCGAGCAGAGCCACGCCGTCGCCGACGACGATTTCCTTGAGCTGCATGGCGCCCGCCTCGAACTCGGTGAGGTCGTAGCCGAGCCAGTCGGTCAGCGTGGCGTTCATGTAGACGACGCGGCCGAGCGCGTTGGCCGACAGGAAGCCCGCCGGCGCGTGGTCGAGGAAGTTCACCGCCCGCTGCAGCGCCTGGAAGCTGTTCTCCTGCTCGTCGCGGTCGCGCGTGATGTCGGCCACCTGCCAGACATTGAGCGGTTGGGACAGGCCGTTGAGCGGCCGCACGCGGATGCGGTACCAGCGGGCCGGGCCATCGATGCGGCCGAGCGGATGGGCGACGCGCAGTTCCTCCATCGCCCGCCGCCCCTCTCGCGAGGCCTGGGCCAGACGGAAGATCACGTCGGCGGTGTCGGGATCGCCCGAGAACACCCGCTCGACGGTGCGGACGTCGATGGCCGATTCGGCGCGGATCAGCCGGCCATAGGTGGCGTTGGCATAGACGATGCGGCCGTCGCCGTCGGTGACGCAGACGCCGTCGGTCATGGTGTCGAGGAAGCGCTTGGCGAGCTGCACCTGCCCGTCGTTGCGCGAGGAGAGGCGCACGAGGCCGATGGCGATGGCGAACAGCGAGAAGACGCCGATCACCGCCAAGAGCCCGAGAAGGCCCAGCACGTAGGGTTCGGCCGCCGCCCGGTCGAGCACCGCGAACACCGCCGCGGCGGCCACCAGCGCCAGCGCCAGCGCGATCACCAGCCCAACGTTGCCGCCGCGCTCGGAACGGTCGACGATCGGCGTTTCGACGGAAGGTGCCGACGACTCGGTTTCGTTCATGCTGCTCTTGCCCTGCCCGCCTGCCAGTACCGCGCCGAATGGGTCGCCGCGACCGCCGGGAATCGTCTGTTCACGCCATGATCTTTAGCAATCGCCCGTGACGAGGCAAACGCCGACTTGCGCCTTTTCGCCAATCCGGGCCGATGATACCAGCTTTTGAGGCCCACCCGCGCCACGCTTGCCACCATCAGGACCGCCAACTCGGCTTCTTCTTGAGATTCAGCACGTAACCCACCACCTGCGCCACGGCCTTGTAATGCTGCTCGGGGATGGCCTCGTCGAGGTCGACGCTGGCGTAGAGCGCGCGGGCGAGCGGCGGGTTCTCGACGATCGGCACCTCGGCCGTCTTCGCCATCTCGCGGATGCGCAGCGCCACCTCGTCGACGCCCTTGGCGACGCAGATCGGCGCCGGTGTCGTGTCGTCATACTTGAGCGCCACGGCATAGTGCGTCGGGTTGGTGACGACCACCGTCGCGTCCGGCACCTTCTGCATCATGCGCTGCCGCGCCCGCTGCATGCGCAACGAGCGGATGCGACCCTTGATGTGCGGATCGCCTTCGGTCTGCTTGTGCTCGTCCTTGACCTCCTGCAACGACATGCGCTGGCGATGCATGTAGCGGTAGCGCGACCAGAAATAGTCGGCGGCGGCGATCAGGAACATCAGCGCCAGCATGAAGCCGAGCATGCGGAGCGCCAGCGATTTCGCCACCGACAGCGTGCGGGCGATGTCGATGGTAACGAGCGCGTCGAGCCGATCGCGCTCCGGCCACAGCACCATGGTCATCACCGTGCCGAGCACCGCCACCTTAAGAAGGCCCTTGACGAAGTTGGCGAGACTCTCCGGCGAGAACATCCGTTTCAGACCGCCGAGCGGCGACACCTTGTCGAGCCGTGGCTCCAGCGATTTCCACGAGACGACCATGCGATGCTGGGCGAGATTGCCGATGATGCCGCCGAGCGCCATCAGCACCAGCGGAAAGGCCAGTGCCAGCAGAAAGCCGCCGACGATCGCAAGATAGAGCCGGCGGAGACCGCCGCCGTCGACCGCAATCTCGGCGGCATGCTCGATCAGCCCGCGCAAGGGCGACAGCAGCGCGCCGGTCATCGCGGTTCCGGTGAGCCCGATGACGGCGGTCACGGCGACGAGCCCGAAGAACGTGCCCACCTCCGTGCTCTTGATGACGTCGCCCTGCTCGTGCGCCTGCTCGAGTTTTCGTTGTGTTGGTTCTTCTGTTTTGTCGCTGTCGTCGTCCGAACCGGCCATGGCGCTGCCCTCAGGTGGGAACGAGGCGCATCAGACCGGTCTCCATGAAGGAGCGGTAGAGGCCGAGGATGGTGACGACCAGCGAAGCGAGGATGGCAAGGCCGATCATGATGGTGAGAGGCATTGCCAGGAAATAGACCTGGAACTGCGGCATCAGCTTCTGCAGCACGCCGAGACCGAGGTTGTAGACCAACGCAAACACCATGAAGGGCGCGGCGATCTGCAACGCCGTCTTGAAGGACTCGGCGATGGTCAGGATGGCGGCATCCTTGAAGTCGCCGACCGGCACCATCTCGCCGGGCGGAAACATGGTGTAGCTGCCGGCGATGCCGGCGAGCGCTACGTGGTGAAGGTCGGTGACGAAGATGATCGTCACCGCCGTCACCGACAGGAAGGACGAGATGATGGCGCCCTGCTGGCCCATGGTGGGATCGATGCTCTGGGCAAAGCCGAGGCCGATGTCGGAGGCGATGGCGGTGCCGGCCGTCTGGATCACGCTCATCAGTAGACGGGCGGTCAGTCCGATGGCGACGCCGATGATCACCTCGGCGATGAGCGCGAAGATCAGCCGGTTCATGTCGTTGGCCAGGCCGGCGGGCAGCCGGTTCGACAGGATCGGGTAGAAGACGGCCGTGAGAAGCAGCGCGAAGGTGAGACGGGCACGCGAGGAGATCGTCGGTTCGCCGATTCCGGGCATCAGCATGCACAGCGCGCCGATGCGGGCGAACAGCAGGAGGAACAGCACCGTCACGTCTGGGAGGATGCGGATGATCATCCCCGGATGATCCACTCGCTGATCGTCGCCATGAAGCTGTTGAGCGAATCCGCCATGAAGGGCAGCGTCAGCATCAGCACGATGAAGATGGACAGAATCTTCGGAATGAAGGCCAGCGTCTGTTCCTGGATCTGCGTCAGGGCCTGGAACAGCGACACGACGAAACCGACCGCGAGGCCGGCCAACATCACCGGCGCCGCGATCTTGATGGTCACCCAGATGGCGGTCCGGGCCAGGTCCAGAACCTCAGCGCCACCCATTCGTCCGCTCCAACCGCGCCGGCATCAGATCGCCATGCGCATGATTTCCTCGTAGGCCGAGATCACCTTGTCGCGCACCGACACCATGGTATCGAGCGCCACCTCCGCTTCCGACACGGCCGTGACGACATCGATGATGTTGCCCTTGCCGGCCATGTAGCTCGCCTGCTTGGCTTCCGAGGCGTTGCCCTGATCGACCACGTCGCGCACCTGATCGCGCAGCATGCTCCCGAAATCGGGCGAGGTCACCCCGGCCGCCCCGGCAACCGCGTCGCTAGCCTGCCCCGCCTGACCGCGATTCGCCAGCCTCGACATGGCGCCATACACATTGCTGGCACTGAGCGCGGTGGTGGTGAGCGCCATGGCGATGATCCTCCTAGGACGATTCCGGCAAAGGCGCGTCGCGGCCTTGCATCGGGATTTGCGGTGAAACGAAAGGCGGCCGCGATCAGCCGCGCAGGATGTCGATGGTCTTCTGGAGCATGGCGCGCGTCGACGAAACCACGTTGAGGTTGGCCTCGTAGGTGCGCTGGGCGCTCTGCATGTCGACCATCTCGATGAGCGGCGACACGTTGGGATACTTGACGTTGCCGCTGGTGTCGGCGGCCGGGCTGTTCGGCTCGTATTTCAGCTCGAAGTCCGAGCGGTCGGGAACCACCTTGCCGAGGCGCACCATCTCGGCGCCGAGTTCCTTGTCAAACTTCGAGGTCACCGTAGGGATCTGGCGCCGGTAGGGATCGCCGCCGGGGGTCGATGCGACCGAATCGGCGTTGGCGACGTTCTCGGCGATGATGCGCATCCGGCCGGTCTGAACCTTGAGGCCGGCGGAGGAGATCATCAGCGTTTTCAGGAAGTCCATGGCCTCACCTCATCTCTTGCCGACGGCGGTCTTCAGCAGGCCGATGCTGCGCTGGTAGAGCGACGTCACCGTCTGGAAGTCCATCTGGTTGCCGGTGACCTTCATCATCTGGTCTTCGAGCGACACGGCGTTTCCGTCCGGCGTCACCTCGTAGCCGCCGACCTTTTCGGGCCGGAACGGCGTGCTGTTGTCGATCAGGGGCCCTGCGATGTGCATCGGGCTGGTCAGCACGGTGGACACGCCTTCGTCCCGCTCGCCTTCCACCGCCATGCGGAAGAAGTCGGGAGCCTTGATGTCGCGCGCCCTGTAGCCCGGCGTTTCGGCGTTGGCCACGTTCTCCGCAAGCACCTTCTGCCGCGTCTCGTGGAAACGCAGTTTCCCTTTCAGGGCCTGCAAGACCGGCAGATCGGTCATCGACATCGAAAGAACTCACCGCAATTGGCGCCCAAGCCGGCCGCCTGATACACCGCATGGGGAGCGGCACCCTGAAAGTCGCGGCCCGTCACAAGGATTCGCAACTTGAAAACCGTAGGCAATATTTGCCGAGTTCAGGGTTAATGAATGGTTAACAATCCTTTCTTCTACCCTCAGAGAGACTTGAAAAACGCCCGATTTGGCTGATAGCTGGGAAAAAGTGCCTAATGGGCCTATGGTTGCGCTCTGCAACGCCCTGGTGATCGGAGAGGTGTCGGAGCCAAGCGGAATGAAGCGAGCGGCAACGGAAGACGTTTCCGAATAATTTCCCATTTCGAGATAAACCGGCTATCGACTTGACGAACTGGCACCTTCAACGAAACAGGTCTTGAGTGGAAAAGTGAGATGCAGGATTTGCTGGTAACTTGGTTTGGTGCCACGGGAGCAACCGTCGTGCGCTACGCCCTGGCCCTCGTGGTGGTAGCCGGGTTGCTCCTGCTGCTCCGCTGGGTCCTCCGCAACTACGCCGTTGGCGGCCAGCTGTCGATCGGTCGGAGCCGCCATAACCGGCTGACGATCGTCGAGCAGATCGCCCTTGACCAACGCCGGCGCCTGCTGCTGGTGCGCCGCGATGGCGTCGAGCACCTGATTTTGGTGGGAGGCGGCAACGACCTCGTCGTCGAGCCGACCATCATCAGGGGCGTTCCGGTCGGCAGCCTGGGACGGACCGCCCGGCCGGCGGCCCATGCAGCGACCACGGCCGAGGATGCCGAGCCCGCCGCCGCCGATACGCCCGCCATGGCGACCGCTCCCGTCTCGCCAATGGTCGAAGCGCCCGCCGCCGCCCGTCCCGTGCCGATTCCCAGGCAGCCTGCCGCCGTCGAGCCCGTCCGTCCCGCCTTCCCCTCGCATGTGGCCGGCGAGCATCCGAAGGCCACGTCGATCCAGGCCCGCCTCAACCGCGTCCAGCCCCGGACGCCGGAGGCCGCCCGCAGCGCGCCGGCATCGCCCTACATCCCGCCGGAAGCCCACCGCGTCGAGCCGACCATCGCCCCCATTTCGCCCATCGTGTCCGACGCTCAGACGGCGGATCGCGCCGAACCCGCGCACGAGGCGCCACAGGCGGAGCGCAAGGCTGAACCCCTGCGCGTCGTTCCCGCCGACGAGCCCAGTTCCTCCACCGACGAAGGCCCCGGCTTCGACGATCTCGCCCGCCAGCTCGACGAGGCGCTGAAAAGCGAGATCGCGGAAATGAAGATCGAGGCGGCCGAGCAGCCCGTCGCGCCGGAGCCGAAACCCAGGACCGAGCCGCCGAAGCCGGTTGCCGCCGCCGCGTCGGCGTGGCTTCGGCCGCGGGCGACTCAGACGCCGCGTCCGATCGCGCCGCGCGAACCGGTGGTCGCCCGTGAACCGACGGTGCCGCGCGAGCCCGTGATCAGCCGCGAGCCG contains these protein-coding regions:
- the cckA gene encoding cell cycle histidine kinase CckA: MNETESSAPSVETPIVDRSERGGNVGLVIALALALVAAAAVFAVLDRAAAEPYVLGLLGLLAVIGVFSLFAIAIGLVRLSSRNDGQVQLAKRFLDTMTDGVCVTDGDGRIVYANATYGRLIRAESAIDVRTVERVFSGDPDTADVIFRLAQASREGRRAMEELRVAHPLGRIDGPARWYRIRVRPLNGLSQPLNVWQVADITRDRDEQENSFQALQRAVNFLDHAPAGFLSANALGRVVYMNATLTDWLGYDLTEFEAGAMQLKEIVVGDGVALLDGIRGASGEVKTGIVDLDMVKRNGQILPVRIIHRVPVGSDGAVGDSRTLVLNRSPGEDVSESLRAAEVRFTRFFNNTPAAIASIDKEGRIGRNNAPFMRLFGSSVRPDPSAPRGRLTDVIAERDRKAISEAIVSAVNGQGNISGIDVSLAGEGERSARFYVSTVEEGAGDGEVAIVYALETTEQRALEAQFAQGQKMQAVGQLAGGVAHDFNNVLTAIIGFSDLLLNNHRPTDPSFQDIMNIKQNANRAAGLVRQLLAFSRRQTLRPQVLVLSDVLAELSNLLSRLLGEKVQLKVNNGRDVWPVMADLNQFEQVVINLAVNARDAMTRAGKLEIRTSNVTADECARSYPFKGMPAADYVHIEVEDNGSGMTPEIMEKIFDPFFSTKEVGKGTGLGLSTVYGIVKQTGGYIYPVSEVGVGTTFHIFLPRHEAPADAVPKKNVEATPIADLTGSATILLVEDEEAVRAFAARALASRGYTVHEASTGAEALEVMADVGGKIDLVVSDVVMPEMDGPSLLRELRKTQPDLKIIFVSGYAEDAFKKNLPENEQFNFLPKPFSLKQLATTVKETLAE
- the flhB gene encoding flagellar biosynthesis protein FlhB, yielding MAGSDDDSDKTEEPTQRKLEQAHEQGDVIKSTEVGTFFGLVAVTAVIGLTGTAMTGALLSPLRGLIEHAAEIAVDGGGLRRLYLAIVGGFLLALAFPLVLMALGGIIGNLAQHRMVVSWKSLEPRLDKVSPLGGLKRMFSPESLANFVKGLLKVAVLGTVMTMVLWPERDRLDALVTIDIARTLSVAKSLALRMLGFMLALMFLIAAADYFWSRYRYMHRQRMSLQEVKDEHKQTEGDPHIKGRIRSLRMQRARQRMMQKVPDATVVVTNPTHYAVALKYDDTTPAPICVAKGVDEVALRIREMAKTAEVPIVENPPLARALYASVDLDEAIPEQHYKAVAQVVGYVLNLKKKPSWRS
- the fliR gene encoding flagellar biosynthetic protein FliR, which produces MIIRILPDVTVLFLLLFARIGALCMLMPGIGEPTISSRARLTFALLLTAVFYPILSNRLPAGLANDMNRLIFALIAEVIIGVAIGLTARLLMSVIQTAGTAIASDIGLGFAQSIDPTMGQQGAIISSFLSVTAVTIIFVTDLHHVALAGIAGSYTMFPPGEMVPVGDFKDAAILTIAESFKTALQIAAPFMVFALVYNLGLGVLQKLMPQFQVYFLAMPLTIMIGLAILASLVVTILGLYRSFMETGLMRLVPT
- the fliQ gene encoding flagellar biosynthesis protein FliQ, whose product is MGGAEVLDLARTAIWVTIKIAAPVMLAGLAVGFVVSLFQALTQIQEQTLAFIPKILSIFIVLMLTLPFMADSLNSFMATISEWIIRG
- a CDS encoding flagellar hook-basal body complex protein FliE, with the protein product MALTTTALSASNVYGAMSRLANRGQAGQASDAVAGAAGVTSPDFGSMLRDQVRDVVDQGNASEAKQASYMAGKGNIIDVVTAVSEAEVALDTMVSVRDKVISAYEEIMRMAI
- the flgC gene encoding flagellar basal body rod protein FlgC, with amino-acid sequence MDFLKTLMISSAGLKVQTGRMRIIAENVANADSVASTPGGDPYRRQIPTVTSKFDKELGAEMVRLGKVVPDRSDFELKYEPNSPAADTSGNVKYPNVSPLIEMVDMQSAQRTYEANLNVVSSTRAMLQKTIDILRG
- the flgB gene encoding flagellar basal body rod protein FlgB; its protein translation is MSMTDLPVLQALKGKLRFHETRQKVLAENVANAETPGYRARDIKAPDFFRMAVEGERDEGVSTVLTSPMHIAGPLIDNSTPFRPEKVGGYEVTPDGNAVSLEDQMMKVTGNQMDFQTVTSLYQRSIGLLKTAVGKR
- a CDS encoding flagellar biosynthetic protein FliO yields the protein MQDLLVTWFGATGATVVRYALALVVVAGLLLLLRWVLRNYAVGGQLSIGRSRHNRLTIVEQIALDQRRRLLLVRRDGVEHLILVGGGNDLVVEPTIIRGVPVGSLGRTARPAAHAATTAEDAEPAAADTPAMATAPVSPMVEAPAAARPVPIPRQPAAVEPVRPAFPSHVAGEHPKATSIQARLNRVQPRTPEAARSAPASPYIPPEAHRVEPTIAPISPIVSDAQTADRAEPAHEAPQAERKAEPLRVVPADEPSSSTDEGPGFDDLARQLDEALKSEIAEMKIEAAEQPVAPEPKPRTEPPKPVAAAASAWLRPRATQTPRPIAPREPVVAREPTVPREPVISREPTPVREPLAPAAPARSLLRPHVAEPRAVEPTPEPSVAPEPVVAPRAADKPVEMPEEDVRNSTEFSSLEDEMARLLDDLAGDSKGKR